One part of the Mycobacterium marinum genome encodes these proteins:
- a CDS encoding flavin-containing monooxygenase: protein MTSPLSVGIIGAGPGGLALGILLKNSGFENFTIFDRESDVGGTWQINTYPGLACDVKSHLYSYSFDLNPGWSRLWSGQPEILAYFQRCADRYRLRPHLRLGTEIRSARWESQTRQWTLSTADGEQHQFSVVVSAVGIFSRPAYPDLVEQQRFTGTVMHSSRWDHSVPLAGARIAVLGTGSTAAQLVPELAKVADRVYSVQRSPTWILPKPDRPYSRWERWVFAHVPFAARLYRTRLWLRSESNISVIEHGSPKTKEFTELALRLLENTVSDPQLRRQLTPDHPMGCKRLVFSSEFLTALTRPNVELVASPARYLRQRSLVTADGAEYDVDVVVCATGYGAADYLGQLEVLGEDGAGLHEVWRDGAHAYLGMAVPGFPNFFMLYGPNTNVGSNSVIFMLEAQARYIVAALAHLRRKSKTYIAVRPGVLAEFMAKVDRWMTGTVWTTECSNYFRAPNGRVVTQWPRSARSFWGMTRRFKPADFSFQPAAVSGADGGDRNAGQR, encoded by the coding sequence ATGACCAGCCCGCTATCGGTCGGCATCATCGGCGCGGGCCCCGGCGGGCTGGCGTTGGGAATTCTGCTGAAAAACAGTGGTTTTGAGAACTTCACCATCTTCGACCGAGAATCCGACGTCGGCGGCACCTGGCAGATCAACACCTATCCGGGACTGGCCTGCGACGTGAAGTCGCACCTGTACTCGTACTCGTTCGACCTCAATCCGGGCTGGTCACGGCTGTGGTCCGGACAGCCCGAGATATTGGCATACTTTCAGCGCTGCGCCGATCGGTACCGGCTGCGACCCCATCTGCGGCTAGGCACCGAAATACGATCCGCACGTTGGGAAAGCCAGACCCGGCAGTGGACCCTGAGCACCGCGGACGGTGAACAGCACCAATTCAGTGTCGTGGTATCGGCCGTCGGCATCTTCAGCCGGCCGGCCTATCCGGATCTCGTTGAGCAGCAGCGCTTCACCGGAACCGTGATGCACTCGTCGCGGTGGGATCACTCGGTGCCGCTCGCGGGCGCCCGAATCGCGGTGCTGGGCACCGGTTCGACCGCGGCGCAGCTGGTGCCGGAGTTGGCCAAGGTCGCGGATCGGGTGTACTCGGTACAACGATCGCCGACCTGGATATTGCCCAAGCCGGATCGGCCCTACTCCCGCTGGGAACGCTGGGTCTTCGCCCACGTTCCGTTTGCCGCGCGGCTATACCGGACCCGGCTGTGGCTCCGCAGCGAGTCGAATATCTCCGTGATCGAGCACGGTAGCCCGAAGACCAAAGAGTTCACGGAGCTGGCGTTGCGGTTGCTCGAAAACACGGTCAGCGACCCGCAATTGCGTCGCCAACTCACCCCGGACCATCCGATGGGCTGCAAGCGCCTGGTGTTCTCATCGGAGTTTCTGACCGCCCTGACCCGCCCGAATGTTGAGCTGGTGGCCAGCCCGGCCCGCTACCTGAGGCAACGATCGTTGGTCACCGCGGACGGCGCCGAATACGACGTCGACGTCGTGGTGTGCGCCACCGGCTACGGCGCGGCCGACTATCTGGGTCAGCTGGAAGTCCTCGGAGAGGACGGTGCTGGGCTGCATGAAGTCTGGCGGGACGGGGCGCACGCTTATCTGGGGATGGCCGTGCCCGGCTTTCCCAACTTCTTCATGCTCTACGGACCCAATACGAATGTCGGCTCCAACAGCGTGATCTTCATGCTCGAAGCCCAGGCCCGCTACATTGTGGCGGCGCTGGCCCATCTGCGGCGCAAATCCAAGACCTACATCGCGGTGCGTCCGGGGGTGCTGGCCGAATTCATGGCCAAGGTCGACCGGTGGATGACAGGGACGGTCTGGACCACCGAGTGCAGCAACTACTTTCGTGCGCCCAACGGGCGTGTGGTCACGCAATGGCCGCGCAGCGCGCGTAGCTTTTGGGGGATGACGCGCCGCTTCAAGCCCGCAGACTTCAGCTTCCAGCCCGCTGCCGTGTCCGGCGCGGACGGTGGCGACCGCAACGCGGGGCAACGGTGA
- a CDS encoding alpha/beta hydrolase, translating to MTQPEAVDRLDPVLRAVATARIDFTAESILTIRESMNQRRREAAATETAAAGVAVADDVATGEAGRPVPVRIYRAAPTPAPVVVYCHAGGFALGNLDTDHRQCLELARRARCAVVSVDYRLAPEHPYPAALHDAIEALTWVVGNATRLGFDARRLAVAGSSAGATLAAGLANGAADGSLPPVIFQLLHQPVLDDRPTASRSEFRATPAFDGEAASLMWRHYLAGQTPSPESVPGRRGQLAGLPATLITCGEIDPFRDEVLDYAQRLLGAGVSTELHIFPRACHGFDSLIPEWTTSQRLFAMQGHALADAFYPD from the coding sequence GTGACCCAACCCGAGGCCGTCGATCGGCTGGACCCCGTGCTGCGCGCCGTCGCGACGGCGCGAATCGACTTCACCGCGGAGTCGATCCTGACGATCCGCGAGTCGATGAACCAGCGCCGCCGGGAGGCGGCCGCGACCGAGACGGCCGCCGCCGGGGTAGCGGTGGCCGACGATGTTGCCACCGGGGAGGCCGGCAGGCCGGTGCCGGTCCGCATCTACCGGGCTGCCCCGACGCCGGCGCCGGTAGTCGTCTACTGCCACGCGGGTGGCTTCGCCTTGGGAAATCTCGACACCGACCACCGGCAGTGCCTGGAGCTGGCCCGTCGTGCCCGCTGTGCGGTGGTTTCGGTCGACTACCGGCTGGCGCCCGAACACCCCTACCCGGCGGCATTGCACGACGCGATCGAGGCGCTGACGTGGGTGGTTGGCAACGCGACACGGTTGGGATTCGACGCGCGGCGGCTGGCGGTGGCCGGTAGCAGCGCCGGCGCCACCCTGGCCGCCGGCCTGGCGAACGGCGCCGCCGACGGGTCGCTGCCACCGGTCATCTTCCAGCTGCTGCACCAGCCGGTGCTCGACGATCGCCCCACCGCATCCCGGTCGGAGTTCCGCGCCACCCCGGCCTTCGATGGTGAGGCGGCGAGTCTCATGTGGCGTCATTACCTGGCCGGGCAGACGCCTTCACCGGAGTCGGTCCCCGGCCGGCGCGGTCAATTGGCAGGCCTGCCAGCGACGTTGATCACCTGCGGCGAGATCGATCCGTTTCGCGACGAAGTGCTCGACTACGCGCAGCGGCTGCTGGGGGCCGGGGTTTCCACCGAACTGCACATCTTCCCGCGCGCCTGCCACGGGTTCGATTCGCTAATACCGGAATGGACGACGTCGCAGCGGCTGTTCGCGATGCAGGGCCATGCCCTGGCGGACGCGTTCTACCCGGATTAG
- a CDS encoding alcohol dehydrogenase catalytic domain-containing protein has protein sequence MIHIRGAVLERIGSPRPYAQSRPISVVDLDLDPPGDDEVLVRIEAAGVCHSDLSVVDGNRVRPVPMLLGHEAAGIVERVGDRVDDLAVGQRVVLVFLPRCGHCPSCATEGITPCTPGSATNAAGTLLGGGIRISRSGQPIYHHLGVSGFATHAVVNRASAVAVPDEVPPQVAALLGCAVLTGGGAVLNVGKPVAGQSVAVVGLGGVGMAAVLTALTRDGVAVFGVDQLPEKLSAAKALGASATYTPQQAAAAGVKADVVIEAAGHPAALETAIGLTAPGGRTVTVGLPPPDARISVAPLGFVAEGRSLIGSYLGSAVPSRDIPRFVSLWQSGRLPVESLVSATIRLDDLNEAMDHLADGTAVRQIIVF, from the coding sequence ATGATTCATATCCGGGGTGCGGTCCTGGAGCGAATCGGTTCGCCCCGGCCGTACGCCCAATCTCGTCCCATCAGCGTCGTCGATCTCGATCTCGATCCGCCGGGCGACGACGAGGTGCTGGTCCGCATCGAGGCCGCGGGCGTGTGCCACTCCGACCTGTCGGTGGTCGACGGCAATCGGGTGCGGCCGGTGCCGATGCTGCTGGGCCATGAGGCCGCCGGAATCGTCGAGCGGGTCGGCGACCGGGTCGACGATCTGGCCGTCGGCCAGCGGGTGGTGCTGGTGTTCCTGCCGCGCTGCGGCCACTGCCCGTCCTGCGCCACCGAGGGCATCACCCCCTGCACACCGGGCAGCGCGACCAACGCCGCCGGAACCTTGCTCGGTGGCGGCATCCGGATCAGCCGTTCTGGGCAACCCATCTACCACCACCTCGGCGTCTCGGGTTTCGCGACACATGCCGTGGTGAATCGGGCCAGCGCGGTTGCGGTGCCCGACGAGGTGCCCCCGCAGGTGGCCGCACTGCTGGGATGCGCGGTGTTGACCGGCGGAGGCGCGGTGCTCAATGTCGGCAAGCCGGTCGCCGGGCAGTCGGTCGCCGTCGTCGGGCTCGGGGGGGTCGGGATGGCCGCGGTGCTCACCGCCTTGACTCGGGACGGCGTCGCGGTATTCGGCGTCGACCAATTGCCCGAAAAACTCTCGGCCGCAAAAGCCCTCGGGGCCAGCGCCACCTATACCCCACAGCAGGCCGCTGCCGCCGGCGTGAAAGCCGACGTGGTGATCGAGGCGGCCGGGCACCCGGCGGCGCTGGAGACCGCGATCGGGCTGACTGCACCCGGCGGCCGCACCGTCACCGTCGGCCTGCCCCCGCCGGATGCGCGGATCAGCGTCGCACCGTTGGGCTTCGTCGCCGAGGGGCGCTCACTCATCGGTAGCTACCTGGGCTCGGCGGTCCCCAGCCGCGACATCCCGCGGTTCGTGTCGTTGTGGCAATCCGGACGCCTGCCGGTGGAATCGCTGGTGTCCGCGACGATTCGGCTGGACGACCTCAATGAGGCGATGGACCACCTGGCCGACGGCACCGCCGTGCGTCAAATCATCGTCTTCTGA
- a CDS encoding acyl-CoA thioesterase yields the protein MPAGPSPDELSSGDFPVLWPVLTRWADNDMFGHLNNAVYYQLFDTAINAWINTRTGLDPLTTAALGIVAESGCRYFSELHFPQELVVGLAVTRLGRSSVTYRLAVFNASPEAGEGPAGPGPIAALGHWVHVYVDRVSRKPVPIPETIRTLLATACVN from the coding sequence GTGCCTGCGGGGCCGTCCCCGGACGAGCTGTCCAGCGGTGATTTTCCGGTGCTCTGGCCGGTGCTCACCCGCTGGGCCGACAACGACATGTTCGGCCACCTCAACAACGCCGTCTACTACCAGCTGTTCGACACGGCCATCAACGCCTGGATCAACACCCGCACCGGCCTTGACCCGCTCACCACCGCCGCGCTGGGCATCGTCGCGGAGTCGGGCTGTCGCTACTTCTCCGAACTGCATTTCCCGCAAGAGCTCGTGGTGGGTCTGGCGGTGACGCGGCTGGGCCGCAGCAGCGTCACCTACCGCCTTGCGGTGTTCAACGCCAGTCCCGAGGCCGGGGAGGGACCGGCTGGGCCGGGGCCGATCGCCGCGCTGGGGCACTGGGTGCACGTCTACGTTGACCGCGTCAGCCGCAAACCCGTTCCGATCCCCGAGACCATCCGCACATTGCTGGCCACCGCGTGCGTGAATTAG
- a CDS encoding SRPBCC family protein, translating to MPVLSKTVEVSADAGSIMGIVADIERYPEWNEGVKGAWVLARYDDGRPSQVRLDASVQGFEGVYIHAVYYPGENQIQTVMQQGDLFLKQEQLFSVVEAGAASLLTVDIDVEPSMPVPPPMVKLLLNNVLEQLAANLKLRAEQLTAG from the coding sequence ATGCCAGTTTTGAGCAAGACCGTCGAAGTCAGCGCCGACGCCGGATCGATCATGGGGATCGTCGCAGATATCGAGCGGTACCCCGAATGGAACGAAGGGGTCAAAGGGGCCTGGGTGCTGGCTCGCTACGACGACGGCCGTCCCAGCCAGGTGCGGCTTGACGCCTCGGTTCAAGGCTTCGAGGGCGTCTACATCCACGCCGTGTACTACCCGGGCGAGAATCAGATTCAAACCGTCATGCAGCAGGGCGATTTGTTCCTCAAGCAGGAGCAGTTGTTCAGCGTGGTGGAAGCCGGTGCCGCCAGTTTGCTGACGGTGGACATTGACGTCGAGCCCAGCATGCCGGTGCCGCCGCCGATGGTGAAGCTGCTACTCAACAATGTGCTCGAGCAACTCGCCGCAAATCTCAAATTGCGTGCCGAACAATTGACCGCCGGCTAG
- a CDS encoding GntR family transcriptional regulator produces the protein MNIPLSARRKSRRPLRRAQLSDEVAGHLRAAIMSGTLRPGTFIRLDETAAELGVSITPVREALLKLRGEGMVQLEPHRGHVVLPLTRQDIDDIFWLQATIARELAVTATERISEIDIGELEHINDALTAAVGAGDTEAIAALEFAFHRVLNQSSGRIKLAWFLLNAARYMPAQLYASDPQWGAAAVDNHRQLIAALRRRDTAAVIELSVWQFTDAAHRLTQMLETNGIFN, from the coding sequence ATGAACATACCGCTGTCCGCGCGTCGCAAAAGCCGGCGGCCACTACGCCGCGCGCAGTTGTCCGACGAAGTCGCCGGCCATCTGAGAGCGGCCATCATGTCCGGAACCTTGCGACCGGGAACGTTCATCCGCCTCGATGAGACCGCGGCCGAACTCGGGGTGAGCATCACCCCGGTTCGCGAAGCCCTACTGAAGCTGCGCGGTGAGGGCATGGTGCAGCTGGAGCCGCACCGTGGTCATGTGGTGTTGCCGCTGACCCGCCAGGACATCGACGACATCTTCTGGTTGCAGGCCACCATCGCCCGCGAACTTGCGGTCACCGCCACCGAACGAATCAGTGAAATCGACATCGGGGAACTCGAGCACATCAACGATGCGCTCACCGCGGCGGTCGGGGCCGGCGATACCGAGGCGATCGCCGCGCTGGAATTCGCGTTCCACCGCGTCCTCAACCAATCCAGCGGGCGGATCAAGTTGGCCTGGTTTCTGCTCAATGCCGCGCGCTACATGCCCGCGCAGCTCTACGCCAGCGACCCGCAATGGGGTGCCGCAGCGGTGGACAATCATCGGCAATTGATCGCGGCATTGCGGCGCCGCGATACCGCGGCGGTGATCGAGCTCAGTGTCTGGCAATTCACCGATGCCGCGCACCGGCTGACGCAAATGCTGGAGACCAACGGAATCTTCAACTGA
- the fadD5 gene encoding fatty-acid--CoA ligase FadD5, whose protein sequence is MTAELASHLPQAAHALEQPYLARRQNWVNQLERHAMMQPRATAIRYLGHTVTWADLRYRVAALAGSLSRRGVGFGDRVMILMLNRTEFVESVLAANMLGAIAVPLNFRLTPSEIAFLVEDCAPRLVITEEVLAQVAVGVREIAPALSTIVVAGGASDPTVVGYDELISETGDPPEPVDIPNDSPALIMYTSGTTGRPKGAVLTHTNLTGQVMTALYTGGANINSDVGFIGVPFFHIAGIGNMLSGMLLGVPTVIYPLGAFSPGQLLDVLEAERVSGIFLVPAQWQAVCAEQQARPRELSLRVMSWGAAPAPDALLRQMSEVFPGTQIMAAFGQTEMSPVTCMLLGEDAIRKRGSVGKVIPTVSARVVDDEMNDVPIGQVGEIVYRAPTLMSGYWNNPEATAEAFAGGWFHSGDLVRMDEDGYVWVVDRKKDMIISGGENVYCAEVENVLASHPSIVEVAVIGRADEKWGEVPIAVAAVTKDHLRIEDLGEYLTERLARYKHPKALEIVDALPRNPSGKVLKTELRLRYGVGAYSESRSVSRSFQSREGS, encoded by the coding sequence TTGACCGCGGAACTGGCCAGCCACCTGCCGCAGGCCGCTCACGCCCTGGAGCAGCCTTATTTGGCTCGCCGGCAGAACTGGGTCAACCAACTCGAGCGGCATGCCATGATGCAGCCGCGGGCCACCGCGATCAGGTACCTCGGTCACACCGTGACGTGGGCTGACCTGCGATATCGGGTTGCCGCGCTGGCCGGTTCCCTAAGCCGCCGAGGGGTCGGCTTCGGGGACCGGGTGATGATCCTGATGCTCAACCGCACCGAGTTCGTCGAGTCTGTTCTGGCCGCCAACATGCTGGGTGCCATCGCGGTTCCGCTGAATTTCCGGCTCACGCCGTCCGAAATTGCGTTCCTGGTGGAGGACTGCGCACCGCGTCTGGTCATCACCGAAGAAGTGCTGGCCCAGGTCGCCGTGGGCGTCCGCGAGATCGCTCCCGCGCTGAGCACGATCGTGGTAGCCGGCGGCGCATCCGATCCCACCGTGGTGGGCTACGACGAGCTCATCAGTGAGACCGGGGACCCACCCGAACCGGTCGACATCCCCAATGACTCGCCGGCGCTGATCATGTACACCTCCGGCACCACCGGCCGGCCCAAGGGCGCGGTGCTGACACACACGAACCTCACCGGCCAGGTGATGACGGCGCTCTACACCGGCGGCGCCAATATCAACAGCGACGTGGGTTTCATCGGCGTACCGTTCTTCCACATCGCCGGGATCGGCAACATGCTCAGCGGAATGCTGCTCGGCGTCCCCACCGTGATCTATCCACTGGGCGCGTTCAGCCCCGGCCAGCTGCTCGACGTGCTGGAGGCCGAACGGGTCAGCGGCATCTTTCTGGTGCCCGCCCAGTGGCAGGCCGTCTGCGCGGAACAACAAGCCCGGCCACGTGAACTGAGCTTGCGGGTGATGTCGTGGGGGGCCGCACCGGCACCGGATGCGTTGCTGCGTCAGATGTCAGAGGTTTTCCCGGGAACGCAGATCATGGCGGCGTTCGGTCAGACCGAGATGTCTCCGGTCACCTGCATGCTGCTCGGCGAAGATGCGATCCGAAAGCGAGGTTCGGTCGGCAAAGTGATCCCGACCGTCTCCGCTCGCGTCGTCGACGACGAGATGAACGACGTGCCCATCGGTCAGGTCGGCGAAATCGTTTACCGGGCACCAACACTGATGAGCGGATACTGGAACAACCCGGAAGCGACCGCAGAAGCGTTCGCCGGCGGTTGGTTTCATTCCGGGGATCTGGTCCGGATGGACGAGGATGGCTACGTCTGGGTGGTGGACCGCAAGAAGGACATGATCATCTCCGGCGGAGAGAACGTTTACTGCGCCGAAGTGGAGAACGTGCTTGCCAGTCACCCCAGCATCGTCGAGGTCGCGGTGATCGGCCGAGCCGACGAAAAGTGGGGCGAGGTACCGATAGCGGTCGCGGCTGTAACGAAAGACCACCTTCGCATCGAAGACTTAGGTGAGTACCTGACCGAGCGGCTTGCGCGTTACAAGCACCCGAAGGCGCTCGAGATTGTAGACGCACTACCGCGAAACCCTTCCGGGAAGGTGCTCAAAACTGAATTGCGTTTGCGCTACGGAGTAGGCGCCTACTCCGAAAGCCGTTCTGTGTCAAGGTCATTTCAATCTAGAGAGGGAAGCTAA
- a CDS encoding MlaE family ABC transporter permease — MGYLRDQLETPLTMVGGFFRMCVLTGKALFRRPFQWRELILQCWFVMRVALLPTIMVSIPLTVLLIFTLNVLLAQFGAADISGAGAAIGAVTQLGPLTTVLVVAGAGSTAICADLGARTIREEIDAMEVLGIDPIHRLVVPRVIAATFVATLLNALVITVGLVGGYLFGVYLQNINGGAYLATLTTITGMPEVTIAMVKAATFGLIAGLVGCYRGLTVRGGSKGLGTAVNETVVLCVVALYAVNVILTTIGVRFGTGH; from the coding sequence ATGGGCTACCTTCGCGACCAGCTAGAGACACCGCTGACGATGGTCGGCGGGTTCTTCCGGATGTGTGTGTTGACCGGAAAGGCGCTATTCCGTAGGCCGTTCCAGTGGCGGGAACTCATTCTGCAGTGCTGGTTCGTCATGCGGGTGGCGCTGCTGCCGACCATCATGGTCTCCATCCCGCTGACGGTGCTGCTCATCTTCACGTTGAACGTCTTGCTCGCCCAGTTCGGTGCGGCCGACATCTCCGGCGCCGGTGCCGCGATCGGTGCGGTCACCCAGCTCGGCCCGCTGACCACCGTGCTGGTGGTGGCCGGTGCCGGCTCGACGGCCATCTGCGCCGATCTGGGAGCTCGCACCATCCGTGAAGAGATCGACGCGATGGAAGTGCTGGGCATCGACCCCATCCACCGACTGGTGGTGCCGCGCGTCATCGCCGCGACCTTCGTCGCCACCCTGCTCAACGCCCTGGTGATCACCGTTGGCCTGGTCGGCGGTTACCTGTTCGGTGTCTACCTGCAGAACATCAACGGCGGCGCCTACCTGGCCACGCTGACCACCATCACCGGCATGCCCGAGGTGACGATCGCGATGGTCAAGGCGGCGACGTTCGGCCTGATCGCCGGGCTGGTCGGGTGCTACCGCGGGCTGACGGTGCGCGGCGGTTCCAAGGGTCTGGGTACCGCCGTCAACGAGACAGTTGTGTTGTGCGTGGTCGCGCTCTACGCGGTCAACGTCATCTTGACCACGATCGGCGTGCGATTCGGGACGGGGCACTGA
- a CDS encoding MlaE family ABC transporter permease → MSTAAVLRARFPRAIANFNRYAGSVTRGLDESGRLAWFILTSLGQSGHALRYYRKEILRLIAQIGMGTGAMAVVGGTAAIVGFVTLSGSSLIAIQGFASLGNIGVEAFTGFFSALVNVRIAGPVVTGVALAATVGAGATAELGAMRISEEIDALEVMGIKSISYLASTRIMAGLVVIIPLYALAMIMSFFSPQMVTTVLYGQSSGTYEHYFRTFLRPDDVFWSFLEAIIIAAIVMVTHCYYGYNAGGGPVGVGEAVGRSMRFSLVSVNVVVLCAALALYGVNPNFALTV, encoded by the coding sequence ATGTCGACAGCCGCAGTACTGCGGGCCCGCTTCCCGAGGGCGATTGCGAACTTCAATCGCTACGCCGGCTCGGTCACCCGGGGACTCGATGAATCGGGGCGCCTGGCGTGGTTCATTCTGACCAGCCTCGGGCAGTCGGGTCACGCGCTGCGTTACTACCGCAAAGAGATTCTGCGGCTGATCGCCCAGATCGGCATGGGTACCGGCGCGATGGCTGTCGTCGGCGGTACCGCCGCGATCGTCGGCTTCGTGACGCTCTCCGGTAGCTCGCTGATCGCCATCCAGGGTTTTGCGTCCCTGGGAAACATTGGTGTGGAGGCGTTCACAGGGTTCTTCTCCGCACTGGTCAACGTGCGTATCGCCGGTCCCGTGGTGACCGGGGTCGCGCTGGCGGCCACCGTCGGCGCCGGCGCGACGGCCGAGCTGGGAGCCATGCGGATCAGCGAGGAGATCGATGCCCTGGAGGTGATGGGCATCAAGTCCATTTCCTACCTGGCGTCCACTCGCATCATGGCCGGCCTGGTGGTGATCATCCCGCTGTATGCGTTGGCGATGATCATGTCGTTCTTCTCCCCGCAGATGGTCACGACGGTGCTCTACGGACAGTCGTCGGGCACCTACGAGCACTACTTCCGGACGTTCCTGCGTCCCGACGACGTCTTCTGGTCATTCTTGGAGGCCATCATCATCGCGGCGATCGTCATGGTCACGCACTGCTACTACGGCTACAACGCCGGCGGTGGACCGGTGGGTGTGGGCGAGGCGGTGGGGCGCTCGATGCGTTTCTCCCTGGTCTCGGTCAATGTTGTTGTTTTGTGTGCCGCGTTGGCGCTCTACGGCGTCAACCCCAACTTCGCACTGACGGTGTAG
- a CDS encoding MCE family protein, with product MTKPGKLNKVNEPPYKIAGIALFLVGLLILSLVYLQFRGDFDRKVKLTMFSERAGLVMDPGSKVTYNGVQIGRVDTISEITRDGKPAAKFVLNVYPRYLPLIPENVDAQIKATTVFGGKYVSLTTPEHPSNKKLSAHSVINASAVTTEINTLFETLTSISEKVDPVKLNLTLSAAAEALTGLGNRFGEAIANGNEILDDINPQMPQARRDIQQLAALGDVYADAAPDLFDFLNNSVPTARTINAQQHDLDAALLAAVGFGNTGADVFERGGPYLARGAADLVPSAQLLDTYSPELFCTLRNYHDVEPQAYKFLGGNGYSLNSHTTPLSALGMMLNPASLVPLLISQVGGLAAGLVGGAPNPYIYPENLPRVNAHGGPGGAPGCWQSITHDFWPAPELVMDTGNSLAPYNHLETGSPFVLEYVWGRQVGDYTINP from the coding sequence ATGACAAAACCGGGCAAGCTCAACAAGGTCAACGAACCGCCGTACAAGATCGCGGGCATCGCCCTGTTCTTGGTCGGCCTGCTCATCTTGTCCTTGGTCTACCTCCAGTTCCGTGGCGACTTCGATCGCAAGGTCAAGCTGACCATGTTCTCCGAGCGCGCGGGCCTGGTGATGGATCCGGGCTCGAAGGTCACCTACAACGGGGTCCAGATCGGGCGAGTGGACACCATCTCGGAGATCACCAGGGACGGCAAGCCGGCAGCAAAATTCGTCTTGAACGTCTATCCGCGATACCTGCCGCTGATACCGGAAAACGTGGACGCGCAGATCAAGGCGACCACGGTGTTCGGTGGCAAGTACGTGTCACTGACAACGCCGGAACATCCGTCGAACAAGAAGCTTTCGGCCCACAGCGTCATCAACGCCTCGGCGGTGACCACCGAAATCAACACCTTGTTCGAGACCCTGACCTCGATCTCCGAAAAGGTGGACCCGGTCAAGCTGAACCTGACGCTGAGCGCCGCCGCGGAAGCCCTCACCGGGCTGGGTAACCGGTTCGGCGAGGCGATCGCCAACGGCAACGAGATCCTCGACGACATCAATCCGCAGATGCCTCAGGCGCGGCGCGACATCCAACAGTTGGCGGCCCTAGGTGACGTGTACGCCGACGCCGCACCGGATTTGTTCGACTTTCTCAACAACTCCGTGCCGACCGCACGCACCATCAATGCCCAGCAGCACGACTTGGACGCGGCGTTGTTGGCGGCGGTCGGATTCGGCAACACCGGCGCGGACGTCTTCGAGCGGGGTGGACCCTATCTGGCGCGCGGCGCCGCCGACCTGGTGCCAAGCGCCCAGCTGCTGGATACCTACAGCCCGGAGTTGTTCTGCACCCTGCGCAACTACCACGACGTCGAGCCGCAGGCCTACAAGTTCCTGGGCGGCAACGGCTACTCGCTGAACAGCCACACGACGCCGCTCTCCGCGTTGGGAATGATGCTCAACCCCGCCTCACTTGTGCCCCTGCTGATCTCGCAGGTCGGTGGCCTGGCTGCCGGTCTGGTCGGCGGGGCGCCCAACCCCTACATCTATCCAGAGAACCTGCCACGGGTGAATGCGCACGGCGGGCCTGGGGGTGCGCCGGGCTGCTGGCAGAGCATCACCCATGACTTCTGGCCCGCGCCGGAGCTGGTCATGGACACCGGCAACAGTCTTGCGCCCTACAACCACTTGGAGACCGGTTCGCCCTTCGTACTGGAATATGTCTGGGGCCGTCAAGTAGGGGATTACACGATCAACCCATGA